A genomic segment from Glycine soja cultivar W05 chromosome 20, ASM419377v2, whole genome shotgun sequence encodes:
- the LOC114402239 gene encoding uncharacterized protein LOC114402239 isoform X1, with protein sequence MDDEVVQRVFHEGGRDYFQQQPSTSSSSSSSILQSLPLHVSFDHGYYLLVKSIQELREKKDGLVTVGIGGPSGSGKTSLAEKVASVIGCTVISMENYRVGVDEGNDLDSIDFDALIKNLEDLTKGNDTSIPEFDYQEKKRVGYKAIKSASSAVVILDGTYALQAKLRSLLDIRVAVVGGVHFSLLSKVRYDIGDSCSLDYLIDSIFPLFRKHIEPDLHHAQIRINNSFVSSFREAVYKVKCRSESSDGHSGSAFQGNEAQTDNFIEMYLRPPSASEEARINDWIKVRQSGIRYYLSLGDQRIVDKNFIIRPKAEFEVGRMTLGGLLALGYIVVVSYKRASTTVNNGKVSMSFETIDVLGETFMVMRGTNRKTVRTEALRMGINGPWITKSYLEMILQRKGVPRLSTPPLVSNTTVAGSQETVIAAPKPIRVTPNLVTGIDDLPQPWTRSPTKSKMEPVAAEWHFISSDSSQPDNSVLDPSSFRDSIRLASMPDSFDLDRGLLLAVQAIQALLENKGVPVIVGIGGPSGSGKTSLAHKMANIIGCEVVSLESYYKQVKDFKYDDFSALDLSLLSKNIDDIRNGQRTKVPIFDLESGARSGFKELEVSEDCGVIIFEGVYALHPDIRISLDLWIAVVGGVHSHLISRVQRDKSRVGCFISQNEIMMTVFPMFQQLIEPHLVHAHLKIRNDFDPVLSPESSLFVLKSNKKVAYQDIVAILDSAKFCSSVQKFIDIYIRLPGIPSNGQLSDSDCIRVRICEGRFALLIREPIKEGNFIIQPKVDFDISISTVAGLLNLGYQAVAYIEASAFIYQDGKILIEVDHLQDVPGPYIQIKGANKDAVAAAGSMLKLDGSYTTKSYLEIILERLPAIERTSGGIHSQQSARLLEIVEFIQSQGCSSASDSSSSRVVSPIEGVIEEMQSKIRRLERWLAINTVLWTFLMSALVGYSLYQRKRQ encoded by the exons ATGGACGATGAAGTTGTTCAGCGAGTGTTCCATGAAGGAGGACGCGATTACTTCCAGCAACAGCCTTCgacttcttcttcgtcttcctctTCCATCCTCCAATCTCTCCCTCTCCATGTG TCTTTTGATCATGGATATTATTTGTTGGTAAAATCTATCCAAGAACTCCGAGAGAAAAAGGATGGCCTTGTTACGGTTGGCATTGGTGGACCAAGTGGATCTGGTAAAACAAG CTTAGCAGAAAAGGTAGCATCTGTTATTGGTTGTACTGTTATATCAATGGAGAATTATCGTGTTGGAGTAGATGAAGGGAATGATTTGGATTCTATAGATTTTGATGCCCTGATCAAGAATCTTGAG GATTTGACTAAAGGCAATGATACATCAATCCCAGAGTTTGACTATCAGGAAAAGAAGCGTGTTGGCTATAAAGCAATAAAGAGCGCTTCATCTGCGGTG GTAATACTTGATGGCACATATGCATTGCAAGCAAAACTGCGGTCTTTACTGGATATTCGAGTTGCTGTG GTTGGTGGTGTTCATTTTAGCCTGCTTTCTAAAGTTCGCTATGACATTGGGGATTCTTGTTCACTGGATTACCTTATAGATAGCATTTTTCCATTATTTAGGAAACACATTGAGCCAGATCTTCATCATGCACAG ATCAGAATTAATAACAGCTTTGTCTCATCATTCAGAGAAGCAGTCTACAAGGTTAAATGCAGAAGTGAG TCTTCAGATGGACATTCGGGTTCTGCTTTTCAAGGAAATGAAGCCCAAACAGATAA TTTTATCGAAATGTACCTTAGACCACCTTCAGCTAGTGAAGAAGCAAGGATAAATGATTGGATCAAAGTGCGGCAGTCTGGAATTAGATATTATTTATCACTTGGTGACCAGAGGATTGTTGACAAGAATTTCATCATCAGGCCTAAAGCTGAATTTGAG GTTGGTCGAATGACATTGGGTGGATTATTGGCTCTTGGGTACATTGTTGTTGTTAGTTACAAGCGTGCCTCCACAACTGTCAATAATGGCAAGGTTTCAATGTCTTTTGAAACTATTGATGTTCTTGGTGAGACGTTCATGGTGATGAGAGGAACTAATAGAAAG ACTGTCAGAACAGAAGCATTAAGGATGGGTATTAATGGACCTTGGATTACTAAATCATATCTGGAAATGATTCTTCAGAGAAAAG GTGTACCTCGTCTTAGTACACCACCACTTGTGTCTAATACAACTGTGGCTGGTAGTCAAGAAACTGTGATCGCTGCACCAAAGCCAATTCGTGTTACCCCTAACCTTGTTACTGGGATAGATGATTTACCTCAGCCGTGGACTCGATCCCCGACAAAATCTAAAATGGAACCTGTTGCGGCTGAATGGCATTTCATATCTTCAGATTCTTCCCAGCCTGACAACTCAGTCCTAG ACCCTTCATCTTTCAGGGATAGTATTAGGCTTGCTTCAATGCCTGATTCATTTGACTTGGATAGGGGATTGCTTTTGGCAGTTCAAGCAATACAA GCATTGTTGGAGAATAAAGGTGTACCAGTCATAGTTGGAATCG GAGGTCCAAGTGGGTCTGGGAAGACTAGTTTGGCTCATAAAATGGCAAACATAATTGGTTGTGAAGTAGTTTCACTGGAAAGCTATTATAAACAAGTAAAGGATTTTAAATATGATGACTTCAGCGCACTTGATTTATCCTTGCTATCAAAG AATATTGATGACATAAGAAATGGTCAAAGAACAAAAGTACCTATATTTGACTTGGAAAGTGGTGCTCGGAGTGGCTTCAAGGAACTTGAAGTTTCTGAAGATTGTGGAGTG ATTATATTTGAAGGCGTCTATGCCCTGCATCCTGATATTCGAATATCACTTGACTTGTGGATTGCTGTT GTTGGAGGTGTTCATTCACATTTGATTTCACGAGTTCAAAGGGATAAGAGTAGAGTGGGATGTTTTATTTCCCAAAATGAGATCATGATGACGGTGTTTCCTATGTTCCAGCAGCTTATTGAACCCCATCTTGTTCATGCACAT CTTAAAATTCGAAATGACTTTGACCCTGTGCTTTCTCCTGAGAGTTCATTATTTGTATTAAAGAGTAACAAAAAA GTAGCATATCAAGATATTGTTGCAATTCTCGATTCAGCAAAATTTTGCAGTTCAGTGcagaaatttattgatatttatatAAGGCTTCCTGGGATCCCTTCTAATGGGCAGTTGAGTGATAGTGATTGTATTCGAGTCAGAATATGTGAAGGCAGATTTGCATTGCTGATACGAGAG CCTATCAAAGAAGGGAACTTCATCATTCAGCCTAAAGTGGATTTTGATATTAGCATTAGTACGGTTGCTGGTCTTCTCAATCTTGG GTACCAAGCAGTTGCTTATATTGAAGCGTCTGCATTCATCTATCAGGATGGAAAG ATTCTAATTGAGGTTGATCATCTACAAGATGTCCCTGGCCCATACATTCAGATAAAGGGTGCTAATAAAGATGCAGTAGCAGCAGCAGGTTCAATGCTTAAATTGGATGGTTCATATACTACTAAG agttATCTTGAAATAATTTTGGAAAGACTACCGGCTATAGAAAGAACTTCTGGTGGGATTCATTCTCAGCAATCAGCAAGGCTGCTAGAGATTGTTGAATTTATTCAATCTCAG GGATGTAGCTCTGCTTCAGATTCCTCATCAAGTAGGGTAGTCTCTCCAATTGAAGGAGTTATTGAGGAAATGCAATCAAAGATTAGAAGGCTTGAAAGGTGGCTAGCGATAAACACG GTTCTATGGACATTTCTGATGTCTGCCCTTGTTGGTTATTCGCTGTATCAAAGGAAGCGCCAATAA
- the LOC114402239 gene encoding uncharacterized protein LOC114402239 isoform X3: MDDEVVQRVFHEGGRDYFQQQPSTSSSSSSSILQSLPLHVSFDHGYYLLVKSIQELREKKDGLVTVGIGGPSGSGKTSLAEKVASVIGCTVISMENYRVGVDEGNDLDSIDFDALIKNLEDLTKGNDTSIPEFDYQEKKRVGYKAIKSASSAVVILDGTYALQAKLRSLLDIRVAVVGGVHFSLLSKVRYDIGDSCSLDYLIDSIFPLFRKHIEPDLHHAQIRINNSFVSSFREAVYKVKCRSESSDGHSGSAFQGNEAQTDNFIEMYLRPPSASEEARINDWIKVRQSGIRYYLSLGDQRIVDKNFIIRPKAEFEVGRMTLGGLLALGYIVVVSYKRASTTVNNGKVSMSFETIDVLGETFMVMRGTNRKTVRTEALRMGINGPWITKSYLEMILQRKGVPRLSTPPLVSNTTVAGSQETVIAAPKPIRVTPNLVTGIDDLPQPWTRSPTKSKMEPVAAEWHFISSDSSQPDNSVLDPSSFRDSIRLASMPDSFDLDRGLLLAVQAIQALLENKGVPVIVGIGGPSGSGKTSLAHKMANIIGCEVVSLESYYKQVKDFKYDDFSALDLSLLSKNIDDIRNGQRTKVPIFDLESGARSGFKELEVSEDCGVIIFEGVYALHPDIRISLDLWIAVVGGVHSHLISRVQRDKSRVGCFISQNEIMMTVFPMFQQLIEPHLVHAHLKIRNDFDPVLSPESSLFVLKSNKKVAYQDIVAILDSAKFCSSVQKFIDIYIRLPGIPSNGQLSDSDCIRVRICEGRFALLIREPIKEGNFIIQPKVDFDISISTVAGLLNLGYQAVAYIEASAFIYQDGKILIEVDHLQDVPGPYIQIKGANKDAVAAAGSMLKLDGSYTTKGCSSASDSSSSRVVSPIEGVIEEMQSKIRRLERWLAINTVLWTFLMSALVGYSLYQRKRQ; this comes from the exons ATGGACGATGAAGTTGTTCAGCGAGTGTTCCATGAAGGAGGACGCGATTACTTCCAGCAACAGCCTTCgacttcttcttcgtcttcctctTCCATCCTCCAATCTCTCCCTCTCCATGTG TCTTTTGATCATGGATATTATTTGTTGGTAAAATCTATCCAAGAACTCCGAGAGAAAAAGGATGGCCTTGTTACGGTTGGCATTGGTGGACCAAGTGGATCTGGTAAAACAAG CTTAGCAGAAAAGGTAGCATCTGTTATTGGTTGTACTGTTATATCAATGGAGAATTATCGTGTTGGAGTAGATGAAGGGAATGATTTGGATTCTATAGATTTTGATGCCCTGATCAAGAATCTTGAG GATTTGACTAAAGGCAATGATACATCAATCCCAGAGTTTGACTATCAGGAAAAGAAGCGTGTTGGCTATAAAGCAATAAAGAGCGCTTCATCTGCGGTG GTAATACTTGATGGCACATATGCATTGCAAGCAAAACTGCGGTCTTTACTGGATATTCGAGTTGCTGTG GTTGGTGGTGTTCATTTTAGCCTGCTTTCTAAAGTTCGCTATGACATTGGGGATTCTTGTTCACTGGATTACCTTATAGATAGCATTTTTCCATTATTTAGGAAACACATTGAGCCAGATCTTCATCATGCACAG ATCAGAATTAATAACAGCTTTGTCTCATCATTCAGAGAAGCAGTCTACAAGGTTAAATGCAGAAGTGAG TCTTCAGATGGACATTCGGGTTCTGCTTTTCAAGGAAATGAAGCCCAAACAGATAA TTTTATCGAAATGTACCTTAGACCACCTTCAGCTAGTGAAGAAGCAAGGATAAATGATTGGATCAAAGTGCGGCAGTCTGGAATTAGATATTATTTATCACTTGGTGACCAGAGGATTGTTGACAAGAATTTCATCATCAGGCCTAAAGCTGAATTTGAG GTTGGTCGAATGACATTGGGTGGATTATTGGCTCTTGGGTACATTGTTGTTGTTAGTTACAAGCGTGCCTCCACAACTGTCAATAATGGCAAGGTTTCAATGTCTTTTGAAACTATTGATGTTCTTGGTGAGACGTTCATGGTGATGAGAGGAACTAATAGAAAG ACTGTCAGAACAGAAGCATTAAGGATGGGTATTAATGGACCTTGGATTACTAAATCATATCTGGAAATGATTCTTCAGAGAAAAG GTGTACCTCGTCTTAGTACACCACCACTTGTGTCTAATACAACTGTGGCTGGTAGTCAAGAAACTGTGATCGCTGCACCAAAGCCAATTCGTGTTACCCCTAACCTTGTTACTGGGATAGATGATTTACCTCAGCCGTGGACTCGATCCCCGACAAAATCTAAAATGGAACCTGTTGCGGCTGAATGGCATTTCATATCTTCAGATTCTTCCCAGCCTGACAACTCAGTCCTAG ACCCTTCATCTTTCAGGGATAGTATTAGGCTTGCTTCAATGCCTGATTCATTTGACTTGGATAGGGGATTGCTTTTGGCAGTTCAAGCAATACAA GCATTGTTGGAGAATAAAGGTGTACCAGTCATAGTTGGAATCG GAGGTCCAAGTGGGTCTGGGAAGACTAGTTTGGCTCATAAAATGGCAAACATAATTGGTTGTGAAGTAGTTTCACTGGAAAGCTATTATAAACAAGTAAAGGATTTTAAATATGATGACTTCAGCGCACTTGATTTATCCTTGCTATCAAAG AATATTGATGACATAAGAAATGGTCAAAGAACAAAAGTACCTATATTTGACTTGGAAAGTGGTGCTCGGAGTGGCTTCAAGGAACTTGAAGTTTCTGAAGATTGTGGAGTG ATTATATTTGAAGGCGTCTATGCCCTGCATCCTGATATTCGAATATCACTTGACTTGTGGATTGCTGTT GTTGGAGGTGTTCATTCACATTTGATTTCACGAGTTCAAAGGGATAAGAGTAGAGTGGGATGTTTTATTTCCCAAAATGAGATCATGATGACGGTGTTTCCTATGTTCCAGCAGCTTATTGAACCCCATCTTGTTCATGCACAT CTTAAAATTCGAAATGACTTTGACCCTGTGCTTTCTCCTGAGAGTTCATTATTTGTATTAAAGAGTAACAAAAAA GTAGCATATCAAGATATTGTTGCAATTCTCGATTCAGCAAAATTTTGCAGTTCAGTGcagaaatttattgatatttatatAAGGCTTCCTGGGATCCCTTCTAATGGGCAGTTGAGTGATAGTGATTGTATTCGAGTCAGAATATGTGAAGGCAGATTTGCATTGCTGATACGAGAG CCTATCAAAGAAGGGAACTTCATCATTCAGCCTAAAGTGGATTTTGATATTAGCATTAGTACGGTTGCTGGTCTTCTCAATCTTGG GTACCAAGCAGTTGCTTATATTGAAGCGTCTGCATTCATCTATCAGGATGGAAAG ATTCTAATTGAGGTTGATCATCTACAAGATGTCCCTGGCCCATACATTCAGATAAAGGGTGCTAATAAAGATGCAGTAGCAGCAGCAGGTTCAATGCTTAAATTGGATGGTTCATATACTACTAAG GGATGTAGCTCTGCTTCAGATTCCTCATCAAGTAGGGTAGTCTCTCCAATTGAAGGAGTTATTGAGGAAATGCAATCAAAGATTAGAAGGCTTGAAAGGTGGCTAGCGATAAACACG GTTCTATGGACATTTCTGATGTCTGCCCTTGTTGGTTATTCGCTGTATCAAAGGAAGCGCCAATAA
- the LOC114402239 gene encoding uncharacterized protein LOC114402239 isoform X2, translating to MDDEVVQRVFHEGGRDYFQQQPSTSSSSSSSILQSLPLHVSFDHGYYLLVKSIQELREKKDGLVTVGIGGPSGSGKTSLAEKVASVIGCTVISMENYRVGVDEGNDLDSIDFDALIKNLEDLTKGNDTSIPEFDYQEKKRVGYKAIKSASSAVVILDGTYALQAKLRSLLDIRVGGVHFSLLSKVRYDIGDSCSLDYLIDSIFPLFRKHIEPDLHHAQIRINNSFVSSFREAVYKVKCRSESSDGHSGSAFQGNEAQTDNFIEMYLRPPSASEEARINDWIKVRQSGIRYYLSLGDQRIVDKNFIIRPKAEFEVGRMTLGGLLALGYIVVVSYKRASTTVNNGKVSMSFETIDVLGETFMVMRGTNRKTVRTEALRMGINGPWITKSYLEMILQRKGVPRLSTPPLVSNTTVAGSQETVIAAPKPIRVTPNLVTGIDDLPQPWTRSPTKSKMEPVAAEWHFISSDSSQPDNSVLDPSSFRDSIRLASMPDSFDLDRGLLLAVQAIQALLENKGVPVIVGIGGPSGSGKTSLAHKMANIIGCEVVSLESYYKQVKDFKYDDFSALDLSLLSKNIDDIRNGQRTKVPIFDLESGARSGFKELEVSEDCGVIIFEGVYALHPDIRISLDLWIAVVGGVHSHLISRVQRDKSRVGCFISQNEIMMTVFPMFQQLIEPHLVHAHLKIRNDFDPVLSPESSLFVLKSNKKVAYQDIVAILDSAKFCSSVQKFIDIYIRLPGIPSNGQLSDSDCIRVRICEGRFALLIREPIKEGNFIIQPKVDFDISISTVAGLLNLGYQAVAYIEASAFIYQDGKILIEVDHLQDVPGPYIQIKGANKDAVAAAGSMLKLDGSYTTKSYLEIILERLPAIERTSGGIHSQQSARLLEIVEFIQSQGCSSASDSSSSRVVSPIEGVIEEMQSKIRRLERWLAINTVLWTFLMSALVGYSLYQRKRQ from the exons ATGGACGATGAAGTTGTTCAGCGAGTGTTCCATGAAGGAGGACGCGATTACTTCCAGCAACAGCCTTCgacttcttcttcgtcttcctctTCCATCCTCCAATCTCTCCCTCTCCATGTG TCTTTTGATCATGGATATTATTTGTTGGTAAAATCTATCCAAGAACTCCGAGAGAAAAAGGATGGCCTTGTTACGGTTGGCATTGGTGGACCAAGTGGATCTGGTAAAACAAG CTTAGCAGAAAAGGTAGCATCTGTTATTGGTTGTACTGTTATATCAATGGAGAATTATCGTGTTGGAGTAGATGAAGGGAATGATTTGGATTCTATAGATTTTGATGCCCTGATCAAGAATCTTGAG GATTTGACTAAAGGCAATGATACATCAATCCCAGAGTTTGACTATCAGGAAAAGAAGCGTGTTGGCTATAAAGCAATAAAGAGCGCTTCATCTGCGGTG GTAATACTTGATGGCACATATGCATTGCAAGCAAAACTGCGGTCTTTACTGGATATTCGA GTTGGTGGTGTTCATTTTAGCCTGCTTTCTAAAGTTCGCTATGACATTGGGGATTCTTGTTCACTGGATTACCTTATAGATAGCATTTTTCCATTATTTAGGAAACACATTGAGCCAGATCTTCATCATGCACAG ATCAGAATTAATAACAGCTTTGTCTCATCATTCAGAGAAGCAGTCTACAAGGTTAAATGCAGAAGTGAG TCTTCAGATGGACATTCGGGTTCTGCTTTTCAAGGAAATGAAGCCCAAACAGATAA TTTTATCGAAATGTACCTTAGACCACCTTCAGCTAGTGAAGAAGCAAGGATAAATGATTGGATCAAAGTGCGGCAGTCTGGAATTAGATATTATTTATCACTTGGTGACCAGAGGATTGTTGACAAGAATTTCATCATCAGGCCTAAAGCTGAATTTGAG GTTGGTCGAATGACATTGGGTGGATTATTGGCTCTTGGGTACATTGTTGTTGTTAGTTACAAGCGTGCCTCCACAACTGTCAATAATGGCAAGGTTTCAATGTCTTTTGAAACTATTGATGTTCTTGGTGAGACGTTCATGGTGATGAGAGGAACTAATAGAAAG ACTGTCAGAACAGAAGCATTAAGGATGGGTATTAATGGACCTTGGATTACTAAATCATATCTGGAAATGATTCTTCAGAGAAAAG GTGTACCTCGTCTTAGTACACCACCACTTGTGTCTAATACAACTGTGGCTGGTAGTCAAGAAACTGTGATCGCTGCACCAAAGCCAATTCGTGTTACCCCTAACCTTGTTACTGGGATAGATGATTTACCTCAGCCGTGGACTCGATCCCCGACAAAATCTAAAATGGAACCTGTTGCGGCTGAATGGCATTTCATATCTTCAGATTCTTCCCAGCCTGACAACTCAGTCCTAG ACCCTTCATCTTTCAGGGATAGTATTAGGCTTGCTTCAATGCCTGATTCATTTGACTTGGATAGGGGATTGCTTTTGGCAGTTCAAGCAATACAA GCATTGTTGGAGAATAAAGGTGTACCAGTCATAGTTGGAATCG GAGGTCCAAGTGGGTCTGGGAAGACTAGTTTGGCTCATAAAATGGCAAACATAATTGGTTGTGAAGTAGTTTCACTGGAAAGCTATTATAAACAAGTAAAGGATTTTAAATATGATGACTTCAGCGCACTTGATTTATCCTTGCTATCAAAG AATATTGATGACATAAGAAATGGTCAAAGAACAAAAGTACCTATATTTGACTTGGAAAGTGGTGCTCGGAGTGGCTTCAAGGAACTTGAAGTTTCTGAAGATTGTGGAGTG ATTATATTTGAAGGCGTCTATGCCCTGCATCCTGATATTCGAATATCACTTGACTTGTGGATTGCTGTT GTTGGAGGTGTTCATTCACATTTGATTTCACGAGTTCAAAGGGATAAGAGTAGAGTGGGATGTTTTATTTCCCAAAATGAGATCATGATGACGGTGTTTCCTATGTTCCAGCAGCTTATTGAACCCCATCTTGTTCATGCACAT CTTAAAATTCGAAATGACTTTGACCCTGTGCTTTCTCCTGAGAGTTCATTATTTGTATTAAAGAGTAACAAAAAA GTAGCATATCAAGATATTGTTGCAATTCTCGATTCAGCAAAATTTTGCAGTTCAGTGcagaaatttattgatatttatatAAGGCTTCCTGGGATCCCTTCTAATGGGCAGTTGAGTGATAGTGATTGTATTCGAGTCAGAATATGTGAAGGCAGATTTGCATTGCTGATACGAGAG CCTATCAAAGAAGGGAACTTCATCATTCAGCCTAAAGTGGATTTTGATATTAGCATTAGTACGGTTGCTGGTCTTCTCAATCTTGG GTACCAAGCAGTTGCTTATATTGAAGCGTCTGCATTCATCTATCAGGATGGAAAG ATTCTAATTGAGGTTGATCATCTACAAGATGTCCCTGGCCCATACATTCAGATAAAGGGTGCTAATAAAGATGCAGTAGCAGCAGCAGGTTCAATGCTTAAATTGGATGGTTCATATACTACTAAG agttATCTTGAAATAATTTTGGAAAGACTACCGGCTATAGAAAGAACTTCTGGTGGGATTCATTCTCAGCAATCAGCAAGGCTGCTAGAGATTGTTGAATTTATTCAATCTCAG GGATGTAGCTCTGCTTCAGATTCCTCATCAAGTAGGGTAGTCTCTCCAATTGAAGGAGTTATTGAGGAAATGCAATCAAAGATTAGAAGGCTTGAAAGGTGGCTAGCGATAAACACG GTTCTATGGACATTTCTGATGTCTGCCCTTGTTGGTTATTCGCTGTATCAAAGGAAGCGCCAATAA